From a single Corvus hawaiiensis isolate bCorHaw1 chromosome 23, bCorHaw1.pri.cur, whole genome shotgun sequence genomic region:
- the NCDN gene encoding neurochondrin, producing MASDSGDRHATLKRCLAVLRDARNDSEQFAALLLVTKAVRAGEVDAKIRRQIFDAIGFTFPTRLLTSRQPPADCPPHTFRALGLTLLACFCTDPELAGHSQILNKIPTFNDILLSPCDPDSTSMVDDVYQCLSAVLATARGPRELVTKGTVSALCQAYLNGGHGSDRALTLLVGLLAVADAKCWQRDAPQLLAVLSKLSGDFLKAEDMTKFELCELLPHFIPLSPLLTENSQGSKCICRLYKGLADILGSKLSQSQRDPALKLAASLVQACGAEWIPAGSAGSKFLALLVNLACVEVRLTLEEPDPVEVEGKKEVVTACYVLVEMGIQECLREENPLLENVQKMQLMRIMEEAFGAVIFYLRQVKQEELQDPFIFASVRVLGAWMAEETSSLKQEICDLLPFLVKYARKLFKEGSPALSLPQAELVSTEGSALPRDALRFLLPGFCHLTAEDRPRDILISEGAPALLCEYFLRQWEVLTSESSAPEPLTSTEMSLQTTCGVFLNLVVTAPDLVRRDKTFSSLMDVLLKSLPLLLPQKHHLVLAANVATLGLMMARILAGSAALQGTQSAKEFFGAAIRFLSQAHAAQADPSSDGLAVAVSPPYVSAWDDIRELWFLGMQALAGCIPLFPWLPDAALQARWLEGLPQLLSCVAPASVDFELITAFQAVLVELARASEQCRGVILSHHGTEWANLYGMAALEQCLAEQGGGSSTPGGK from the exons ATGGCCTCGGACTCCGGGGACAGGCACGCCACGCTGAAGCGGTGCCTCGCTGTACTCAGAGACGCGAGGAACGACAGCGAGCAGTTCGCAGCGCTGCTCCTG GTGACCAAAGCAGTCAGAGCCGGAGAGGTGGATGCCAAGATCCGTCGCCAGATCTTCGATGCGATCGGATTCACATTCCCGACCCGCCTGTTGACCTCCCGGCAGCCCCCAGCCGACTGCCCCCCGCACACCTTCCGTGCCCTCggcctcaccctgctggcctgTTTCTGCACCGACCCAGAGCTAGCTGGGCACTCCCAGATCCTGAACAAAATCCCGACCTTCAATGACATCCTGCTTTCCCCATGCGACCCAGATAGCACATCCATGGTTGATGACGTGTACCAGTGCCTCAGTGCTGTCCTGGCCACGGCCAGAGGCCCCAGGGAGTTGGTGACCAAAGGGACAgtgtctgctctgtgccaggccTACCTGAATGGCGGTCACGGCTCTGACCGTGCCCTCACACTGCTTGTGGGGCTGTTGGCCGTAGCAGATGCCAAGTGCTGGCAGAGAGAtgccccacagctcctggctgtgctcagcaaGCTCTCTGGTGACTTTCTCAAGGCTGAAGACATGACCAAATTTGAGCTGTGTGAGCTTCTGCCTCACTTCATCCCCCTGTCACCTCTTCTGACAGAGAACTCGCAGGGCTCCAAGTGCATCTGCAGACTCTACAAGGGGCTGGCTGACATTCTGGGCAGCAAACTCAGCCAGTCGCAGCGGGACCCCGCTCTGAAGCTCGCGGCCAGCCTCGTGCAGGCCTGTGGGGCTGAGTGGATCCCAGCAGGGAGTGCTGGCAGCAagttcctggccctgctggtgAACTTGGCTTGTGTGGAGGTCCGCCTGACCCTAGAGGAGCCAGATCCTGTGGAGgtggaggggaagaaagaagTGGTGACAGCCTGCTATGTCCTTGTGGAGATGGGGATCCAGGAGTGCCTGAGGGAAGAGAACCCTCTGCTagaaaatgtgcagaaaatGCAGCTCATGAGGATTATGGAGGAGGCATTTGGAGCTGTAATATTCTACTTGAGACAG GTtaaacaggaggagctgcaagATCCTTTCATCTTTGCCTCTGTTCGAGTCCTTGGAGCTTGGATGGCAGAAGAGACATCCTCCCTCAAGCAGGAAATCTGTGACCTCTTGCCTTTCCTTGTTAAGTATGCCAGGAAGCTTTTCAAGGAGGGCAGCCCAGCTCTGAGTCttccccaggcagagctggtcAGCACTGAGGGCTCTGCCTTACCCCGGGATGCTCTAAG ATTTCTGCTACCTGGCTTTTGCCATTTGACAGCAGAGGACAGGCCCCGGGACATCCTCATCTCCGAAGGggcaccagcactgctgtgtgagTACTTCCTGCGGCAGTGGGAGGTTCTGACCTCCGAGTCGTCGGCCCCAGAGCCCCTGACGAGCACTGAAATGAGTCTCCAGACCACGTGTGGGGTTTTCCTTAACCTAGTCGTGACTGCTCCAGACCTAGTCAG GCGAGACAAAACCTTTTCTTCCTTGATGGATGTGTTGCTGAAATCTCTTCCACTTCTGCTGCCCCAGAAGCATCACCTGGTTCTAGCAGCAAACGTTGCCACTCTGGGCCTGATGATGGCCAGGATCCTTGCAGGGTCAGCAG cCCTTCAGGGAACACAGTCTGCCAAAGAGTTTTTTGGAGCTGCCATTCGCTTCCTCTCCCAGGCCCACGCGGCTCAGGCAGACCCCAGCAGCGATGGCCTGGCCGTGGCTGTGTCACCCCCCTACGTGAGTGCCTGGGATGACATCCGTGAGCTCTGGTTCCTGGGAATGCAGGCCTTGGCCGGCTGCATCCCGCTTTTCCCCTGGCTGCCGGACGCTGCTCTCCAGGCGCGCTGGCTGGAGGGACTCCCGCAGTTGCTGTCCTGCGTCGCTCCAGCCTCTGTGGATTTTGAGCTCATCACCGCTTTCCAGGCCGTGCTCGTGGAGCTGGCCAGAGCCAGCGAGCAGTGCAGGGGTGTGATCCTGTCCCACCATGGCACCGAGTGGGCCAATCTGTATGGAATGGCAGCTCTGGAACAGTGtctggctgagcagggaggaggcagcagcactccaggtgggaaATGA